In a genomic window of Desulfobacterales bacterium:
- the glpA gene encoding anaerobic glycerol-3-phosphate dehydrogenase subunit A codes for MKAQVLIIGGGATGTGISRDLALRGINCILVEKKDINAGASGGNHGLLHSGARYVGADPEAAEECKHEGDIIKKVAPHCIENTGGLFVAVAGDDEKYIADFPQNCSKCGVPAKYVDLKDAFELEPELAKNTIAVYMVEDASVDPFKLSLENLSHAHSNGTIYLPYTKAEGFNIENGRIKSVVVQNMITGEQKKIEADYVVNAAGVWAGELAKLAGMKINMIYSKGSLLVTQRRITKRVINRLRRASDADILVPGGTVSIIGTTSIRTESLESIYPTVEEVDFIISEGAQMLPLLDKIRYIRAYSGVRPLVSLHDSADDRGVTRGFALIDHEKEGIKNFTTITGGKLTTFRLMAEKTSDHVCEKLGISKPCMTKTVPMPNTSSGRWTEPGLAPKTWVRDSSKADILLCECEMIPKSAIDSIISSIIGQSGDLSLNSIGVRSRVGKGPCQGTFCSARIVSYMYDKGNLIDKQGILELQKFINERWKGQRPLLWDIPMVQSELQEAIHCGLFGLEMEQNK; via the coding sequence GTGAAAGCCCAGGTTCTAATAATTGGGGGGGGAGCTACAGGGACAGGAATATCAAGAGATTTAGCCTTAAGGGGTATTAATTGCATTCTTGTTGAAAAAAAAGATATAAACGCCGGCGCGTCAGGAGGAAATCACGGACTTTTACACAGTGGCGCCAGATATGTCGGAGCTGACCCTGAAGCTGCTGAGGAATGTAAACATGAGGGAGACATCATAAAAAAAGTGGCCCCCCACTGCATTGAAAACACAGGAGGATTATTTGTTGCTGTTGCAGGAGATGATGAAAAATATATAGCTGATTTTCCTCAAAATTGTTCTAAATGTGGAGTTCCTGCAAAATATGTTGATTTAAAAGACGCATTTGAACTTGAACCTGAACTCGCAAAAAATACTATAGCCGTTTATATGGTTGAAGATGCATCAGTTGATCCTTTTAAGCTTTCCCTTGAAAATTTATCCCATGCTCATTCCAATGGCACAATATATCTGCCATATACCAAAGCTGAAGGTTTCAATATCGAAAATGGTAGAATTAAATCAGTAGTAGTTCAAAATATGATTACTGGCGAGCAAAAAAAAATTGAAGCTGATTATGTTGTTAATGCCGCTGGTGTTTGGGCTGGAGAATTAGCAAAATTAGCCGGTATGAAGATAAACATGATTTATTCTAAAGGAAGTCTGCTTGTTACTCAAAGAAGAATTACAAAGCGTGTTATTAACCGATTGCGAAGAGCATCTGACGCGGATATTCTTGTCCCTGGAGGTACTGTGTCTATTATTGGAACAACTTCCATTAGAACTGAATCCCTTGAATCTATATACCCAACCGTTGAAGAGGTTGATTTTATTATTAGTGAAGGTGCGCAAATGCTTCCTTTGCTGGATAAAATCAGATATATTCGAGCATATTCTGGAGTTAGACCTTTAGTTAGTCTGCATGATTCGGCTGATGATAGAGGAGTAACAAGGGGGTTTGCTTTGATTGATCATGAAAAAGAGGGTATAAAAAATTTTACTACTATAACCGGAGGAAAGCTTACAACTTTTAGATTAATGGCTGAAAAAACATCTGATCATGTATGTGAAAAATTAGGAATATCAAAGCCGTGTATGACTAAAACTGTTCCTATGCCTAATACTTCAAGTGGGAGATGGACTGAGCCGGGTCTTGCTCCAAAAACATGGGTTAGGGATAGCTCTAAAGCAGACATTCTTCTTTGTGAATGTGAAATGATTCCTAAAAGTGCCATTGATTCTATTATATCTTCCATTATAGGTCAAAGTGGGGATTTAAGCCTTAATTCTATCGGAGTTAGAAGCCGTGTCGGAAAGGGTCCTTGTCAGGGAACCTTTTGCAGTGCAAGGATAGTTTCTTATATGTACGACAAAGGCAATTTAATTGATAAACAAGGAATTTTGGAGCTTCAAAAATTTATAAATGAAAGATGGAAAGGCCAACGTCCGCTTTTATGGGATATTCCTATGGTTCAATCGGAACTTCAGGAAGCTATTCATTGTGGGTTGTTTGGGCTTGAAATGGAACAAAATAAATAA
- the glpB gene encoding glycerol-3-phosphate dehydrogenase subunit GlpB yields the protein MSEKTIECDLLIIGAGMSGIAASFFASNRGISTVQVGMSTSLSFSSGLLDLMAVHPIETINIWDDPWTGIDALNNDIPNHPYSKIKKEKIKEAFNEIVSFLKQTGINYVSEDDKNTQIITSAGTIKHTYLVPESMWNGAVAYAKKAPCLFIDFHGLKGFSSRQITESLSDNWPNLRSAQIYFPDSFGENFCEHIARSLEKPEMRTKLVESIKPYLHDSKYIAFPAVMGMYSVKEIMSDIEQKIGLPIFEIPTMPPSVPGIRLKNAFEKRIVEKGVKVFFKHKIIRVNQDSSGEFISLLGDGSDITIVSKALILASGRFLGKGLHAERKEIKETIFGLPVYQPESRTLWHENDFFDPKGHAINQSGIETDELLRPINSNKKPFFDNLFAIGTILAHQDWTRMKCGSGLSIATAYAAVNNLKL from the coding sequence ATGTCAGAAAAAACTATTGAATGCGATCTGCTGATTATCGGAGCTGGAATGTCAGGGATAGCTGCATCATTTTTTGCTTCAAATAGAGGCATTTCAACCGTTCAGGTGGGAATGTCAACGAGCCTTAGCTTTTCAAGCGGGCTTTTGGATTTAATGGCTGTTCATCCAATAGAAACAATAAATATTTGGGATGATCCATGGACAGGCATTGATGCCTTAAATAATGATATTCCAAATCATCCTTATAGCAAAATAAAAAAAGAAAAAATAAAAGAGGCTTTTAACGAGATTGTATCTTTTTTAAAACAAACAGGAATTAATTATGTATCTGAGGATGATAAAAATACCCAAATTATTACATCTGCAGGCACAATAAAGCATACATATCTTGTTCCTGAAAGTATGTGGAATGGAGCTGTCGCTTATGCAAAAAAAGCTCCGTGTTTATTTATAGATTTTCATGGACTTAAAGGTTTTAGTTCAAGGCAAATAACAGAATCTTTAAGCGATAATTGGCCGAACCTTCGTTCAGCTCAAATATATTTTCCAGATTCTTTTGGCGAAAATTTTTGTGAACATATCGCTCGAAGCCTTGAAAAGCCTGAAATGCGAACGAAACTTGTCGAATCAATTAAACCGTATTTACACGATTCTAAATACATCGCTTTTCCTGCTGTAATGGGTATGTACAGTGTAAAAGAAATTATGTCTGATATTGAACAAAAAATAGGTCTTCCTATTTTTGAAATACCTACTATGCCTCCTTCTGTTCCTGGGATTAGGCTTAAAAATGCTTTTGAAAAAAGAATAGTTGAAAAAGGTGTAAAGGTATTTTTTAAGCATAAAATAATTAGAGTGAATCAAGATTCATCAGGGGAATTTATATCTTTATTAGGAGACGGAAGTGATATTACCATAGTTTCTAAAGCTTTAATTTTGGCGAGTGGACGTTTTCTTGGTAAAGGTCTTCATGCTGAAAGAAAGGAAATAAAGGAAACAATTTTTGGTTTGCCTGTTTATCAGCCGGAAAGCAGAACATTGTGGCATGAAAATGATTTTTTTGATCCTAAAGGTCATGCAATTAATCAATCAGGCATTGAAACAGACGAATTGTTAAGGCCTATAAATAGTAATAAAAAGCCATTTTTTGACAATTTATTTGCAATTGGTACTATCCTTGCCCATCAAGATTGGACAAGGATGAAGTGTGGCTCTGGATTATCAATAGCTACAGCGTATGCCGCTGTGAATAATCTAAAATTATAA
- a CDS encoding 4Fe-4S dicluster domain-containing protein, protein MFAVSFYIASVICLLGVFWKVLNWYRLRIGDDSRRFSFISRLYSFFCEFFSTLFSARLILALQAFFFDAVLQTKVFKTDFVRWLMHACIFWGFLMLLLMHALDDFITAPLFGDYASTLNPYFFLRNFFGFMVLFGIGIAIYRRTKIKDLKSITNKFDKFAIALILVIIFSGFLAESLQIISEPVFDQMVADYMGGDDEETVNNLKVFWQEEFGVVFKNIDEGSDIEAGQSVHEESCISCHSVPSSAFISYPLSKILKPIGNFLNLIRADLILWYIHFLACFIGLAYIPFSKFFHIISTPLNFMLKGMDEFDFSGLPKDEINHPSKVLIGLDACTHCGMCTLHCSVSSIFKVMPNSNILPSEKINGVKAITSNMRMSESELNDVSEGSFICTGCYRCTTLCPSGINLQEIWALSKQDLINAGFPEPHVWIPKISSSKWAEKLQGIKDDDEDIFSYYLLTEKSETFAPCVQCSICTSVCPVVEAANKGYIDLDFTPQQVMNLLRMELKNIAIGSKMVWNCLTCYMCQEHCPQGIKVADVLYELRNIGYERLTPLRIKGDNLKKLA, encoded by the coding sequence ATGTTTGCCGTATCTTTTTATATTGCTTCCGTTATTTGTCTATTGGGAGTGTTTTGGAAAGTTCTGAATTGGTATAGGCTTAGAATTGGCGATGATTCACGTCGATTTTCATTTATATCAAGATTATATTCATTTTTTTGCGAATTTTTTTCAACATTGTTTAGCGCAAGGCTTATATTGGCGCTACAAGCATTTTTTTTTGATGCTGTTTTGCAAACTAAGGTATTTAAAACAGATTTTGTTAGATGGCTTATGCATGCTTGCATTTTCTGGGGGTTTTTAATGTTGCTTCTTATGCATGCCTTAGACGACTTCATCACTGCCCCATTGTTTGGTGATTACGCTTCTACATTAAATCCTTATTTCTTTTTGCGTAATTTTTTTGGATTTATGGTTTTATTCGGTATAGGAATTGCCATTTATCGTAGAACAAAAATAAAGGATTTAAAATCAATAACAAACAAGTTCGATAAATTTGCAATTGCTCTTATTCTTGTAATAATTTTTTCAGGTTTTCTTGCCGAAAGTCTTCAAATAATATCTGAACCTGTTTTTGATCAAATGGTTGCAGATTATATGGGAGGAGATGATGAAGAAACTGTTAATAATCTTAAAGTATTTTGGCAAGAAGAATTTGGGGTTGTTTTTAAAAATATAGATGAAGGATCTGATATTGAAGCAGGACAATCAGTTCACGAAGAAAGCTGTATTTCATGCCATTCAGTGCCATCATCTGCCTTTATTTCTTATCCTTTATCTAAAATTTTAAAGCCTATTGGTAATTTCTTGAATCTTATACGAGCTGACTTAATTTTATGGTATATACATTTTTTAGCCTGCTTTATTGGTCTTGCGTATATTCCTTTTAGCAAGTTTTTTCATATTATTTCTACGCCTTTAAATTTTATGCTAAAAGGAATGGATGAGTTTGATTTTTCTGGATTACCCAAAGATGAGATTAATCATCCATCAAAAGTTCTAATCGGGCTTGATGCTTGCACCCATTGCGGTATGTGTACGCTCCATTGCAGTGTTAGTTCTATTTTTAAAGTAATGCCAAATTCTAATATTCTGCCTTCTGAAAAAATAAATGGAGTGAAAGCTATAACTTCAAACATGAGAATGTCTGAATCAGAGCTAAACGATGTTTCTGAAGGTAGTTTCATTTGTACCGGTTGTTATAGATGCACAACTTTATGTCCGTCAGGAATAAACCTTCAAGAAATATGGGCTTTATCAAAACAAGACTTGATAAATGCAGGATTTCCTGAACCACACGTATGGATTCCTAAAATATCGTCAAGCAAATGGGCTGAAAAATTGCAAGGAATTAAGGATGATGATGAGGATATTTTCAGCTATTATCTTCTTACAGAAAAGTCTGAAACATTTGCCCCGTGTGTTCAATGTTCAATTTGCACAAGTGTATGTCCTGTAGTTGAAGCCGCGAATAAAGGATATATTGATCTTGATTTTACTCCCCAGCAGGTAATGAATCTCCTTAGAATGGAATTAAAAAATATAGCTATTGGTTCTAAAATGGTTTGGAATTGCCTTACCTGCTACATGTGCCAAGAACATTGCCCTCAAGGTATAAAAGTTGCCGATGTACTTTATGAATTAAGAAATATTGGTTATGAAAGACTAACGCCTTTAAGAATAAAAGGCGATAATTTAAAAAAATTAGCATAA
- a CDS encoding CoB--CoM heterodisulfide reductase iron-sulfur subunit B family protein: MKYAFFQGCKIPYYLPNYGISSRAVLNAFDIELIDLEFNCCGYPVRHLSLEASVLSAAKNIAMCEKLGLNIVTPCKCCFGNLKQSDFFLKEDSSLQKSVNSKLSEDGLEWNGKVEIKHLLSVLHDDVGIDSIKNKIKKPLSGVKIAANYGCHSLRPSRILNFDNPMAPTIFEELIEATGATTVDWLKRLDCCGNPLKDKNDKLSLFLTKEKLDDATQSGAKFLCNACTYCQIQFDYIKDDNQENQVSSVLYSDILAESLGLICGN, translated from the coding sequence ATGAAATATGCTTTTTTTCAAGGTTGTAAAATTCCTTATTATCTTCCGAATTATGGAATATCTTCTCGAGCGGTTTTAAACGCTTTTGATATAGAGCTTATAGACTTAGAATTTAATTGTTGCGGTTATCCTGTAAGGCATCTTAGCTTGGAAGCATCTGTTTTATCTGCCGCAAAAAACATTGCTATGTGTGAAAAATTGGGTTTAAATATAGTAACTCCTTGTAAATGTTGTTTTGGGAATTTAAAGCAGTCTGATTTTTTTTTAAAAGAAGATTCGTCTTTGCAAAAATCTGTAAATTCAAAACTATCTGAAGATGGACTTGAATGGAACGGCAAAGTAGAGATTAAGCATTTATTATCTGTTCTCCACGATGATGTCGGAATAGATTCTATCAAAAATAAAATTAAAAAGCCCCTTTCAGGTGTAAAGATAGCGGCTAATTATGGGTGTCATTCTTTAAGGCCTTCAAGGATTTTAAACTTTGATAATCCTATGGCTCCGACAATCTTTGAAGAACTTATCGAGGCTACTGGTGCAACAACAGTAGATTGGTTAAAAAGATTGGATTGCTGCGGAAATCCCTTAAAAGATAAAAATGATAAGCTTTCTTTGTTTTTAACTAAAGAAAAATTAGATGATGCTACTCAATCAGGAGCAAAATTTTTATGTAATGCCTGCACTTATTGCCAAATCCAATTTGATTATATAAAAGATGATAATCAGGAAAATCAAGTGTCATCTGTCCTTTATTCAGACATTCTTGCTGAAAGTTTAGGGCTGATATGCGGTAATTGA
- a CDS encoding sulfite exporter TauE/SafE family protein, with the protein MSAKTFLMIGLGVIVGIGASFSGLGGGFLMVPILLFMGYTAQKAVGTSFLAILVISISALIAHNKFANVDYRAGVLLGLGGILGAQIGARLVEHVSTDNFKKIFAVILLALAIYVFLKK; encoded by the coding sequence ATGTCTGCTAAAACTTTTTTAATGATTGGTTTAGGAGTAATTGTAGGTATAGGAGCATCATTTTCAGGGCTTGGTGGTGGATTTCTTATGGTGCCGATTTTGTTATTTATGGGTTATACTGCTCAAAAAGCAGTAGGCACATCTTTTCTTGCGATTTTAGTTATTTCAATATCCGCTCTTATTGCTCACAATAAATTTGCGAATGTTGATTATAGGGCTGGAGTTTTGCTTGGACTTGGAGGAATATTGGGAGCTCAGATAGGGGCGAGACTCGTTGAACATGTTTCAACTGATAATTTTAAAAAAATTTTCGCAGTAATACTTCTCGCCCTTGCAATTTACGTTTTTTTAAAAAAATAG
- a CDS encoding flagellar hook-length control protein FliK, which translates to MIRMSGIKKILFSSSDITFNKEDSLRNIKAGQTVDAKVAKILSDGKAILIIDGKKLIAKTHVPLLEGESINLLKGESSDLFKLIDAKEENPLNEIYLKVLKSQSKSGLINSLLNLFEDVKASPNKDADTSKLNLNDIGKFLQSISLKSDNSDLGFFKNFIQKSGLSWENKVFKYIESNIDFKNENINKLIDEDLKAIILKFVAENPDSKETNLIKNFANYLEDLQILNKHTIDESGRFFLPIPFLDNDILKFGQLLIDLSKEEKEKNGGEAKGRLIRISLLLEMSSLGNIRADFSILKKALTGAFGVADKETQKFVRKNLGELKRKLNEQEIEVYGIDCILISPEKLTNDALLKEIIETKEGMLNIVI; encoded by the coding sequence ATGATTAGAATGTCTGGCATAAAAAAAATACTGTTTTCTTCGTCTGATATCACATTTAATAAAGAGGATTCTCTCCGTAATATAAAGGCCGGTCAGACAGTTGATGCGAAAGTTGCTAAGATATTATCAGATGGAAAAGCTATCCTTATTATTGATGGAAAAAAGTTAATTGCTAAAACCCATGTTCCTTTATTGGAAGGGGAATCTATTAATTTATTAAAAGGTGAATCATCTGATTTATTTAAATTGATTGATGCAAAAGAAGAAAATCCATTAAACGAAATATATTTAAAAGTTCTTAAATCTCAAAGTAAATCAGGCTTGATTAATAGTCTTTTAAATCTTTTTGAAGATGTTAAAGCTTCTCCAAATAAAGATGCGGATACTTCAAAATTAAATTTAAATGACATCGGAAAATTTTTGCAATCAATTTCTTTAAAATCGGATAATAGCGATTTAGGTTTTTTTAAAAATTTTATTCAAAAGAGCGGACTTAGCTGGGAAAACAAAGTTTTTAAGTATATTGAATCAAATATTGATTTTAAAAATGAAAATATTAATAAACTCATAGACGAAGATTTAAAAGCTATAATATTAAAATTTGTAGCTGAAAATCCAGACTCAAAAGAAACTAATCTGATAAAAAATTTTGCTAATTATCTTGAAGATTTACAGATTTTAAATAAACATACTATTGACGAATCAGGTAGATTTTTTTTACCGATCCCTTTTTTAGATAACGATATTTTAAAATTTGGTCAGTTATTGATTGACCTTAGCAAAGAAGAAAAAGAAAAGAACGGAGGAGAAGCAAAAGGTAGATTAATAAGAATTTCACTTTTGCTTGAAATGTCAAGCTTAGGCAATATTAGAGCTGATTTTTCTATTCTTAAAAAGGCTTTAACTGGAGCTTTTGGTGTGGCTGATAAAGAAACTCAAAAATTTGTTAGAAAAAATCTTGGCGAATTAAAAAGAAAACTGAATGAGCAAGAAATTGAAGTTTATGGAATTGACTGCATTTTAATAAGTCCAGAAAAATTGACTAATGATGCGCTTTTAAAAGAAATTATTGAAACTAAAGAAGGGATGCTCAATATTGTTATTTAA
- a CDS encoding RDD family protein — translation MEWYYSDGKNQFGPVSDEEFFSLINNGEIGFNTLVWNEKMTDWIEFEKIKNTIKQEIDLSNDEGLCSECGKKFFKEEMISYNNIWVCSNCKSLFIQKIKEGVNLKGIFEYGGFWIRAGAKFIDFFIIYFVQISFSMLFAFLSRIALPQNDNYVGYILLFFFALFPVFYSTFMIGRFGATIGKMACGLRVVRPDGSKIEYWRALGRYFGELISGLILGIGYFLAATNEEKCTLHDMICKTRVIKIAV, via the coding sequence ATGGAATGGTATTACTCAGATGGAAAAAATCAATTCGGCCCTGTATCAGACGAAGAATTTTTCAGCTTAATAAATAATGGTGAAATTGGATTCAATACCCTTGTCTGGAATGAAAAAATGACTGACTGGATAGAGTTTGAAAAAATTAAAAACACCATTAAACAGGAAATTGATTTGTCAAATGATGAAGGTCTATGCTCTGAGTGCGGAAAAAAATTTTTTAAGGAAGAAATGATATCGTATAATAATATATGGGTGTGTTCTAATTGCAAATCCTTGTTTATTCAAAAAATAAAAGAAGGTGTCAACCTAAAAGGTATATTTGAATATGGTGGTTTTTGGATACGAGCAGGAGCAAAATTTATTGATTTTTTCATTATATATTTTGTTCAAATTTCATTTTCAATGCTGTTTGCATTTTTGTCTCGTATAGCCTTACCGCAAAACGATAATTATGTTGGATACATTTTATTATTTTTTTTTGCTTTATTTCCAGTTTTTTATTCCACATTTATGATTGGCCGATTTGGCGCTACTATAGGAAAAATGGCTTGTGGATTGAGAGTCGTAAGACCCGATGGAAGTAAAATCGAATATTGGCGAGCTTTGGGTAGATATTTCGGGGAATTGATAAGTGGTTTAATTTTAGGCATAGGTTATTTTTTAGCGGCAACTAATGAAGAAAAATGTACGCTTCATGATATGATATGTAAAACACGCGTGATTAAAATTGCGGTTTAA
- a CDS encoding PBP1A family penicillin-binding protein, translating to MSDKNKPKKKRNIFLRLFKWLFWSVFISGFIGVIILGTYIYYLYQDLPKIYSLNDYRPPIVTSIFSDDGTVIAEFFKERRIIIPVKDISQKLKRAFIAAEDSRFFKHQGIDVISIIRAAFKNIEAGAIVQGGSTITQQVAKSFFLSPERSFNRKLKEAILAYQIDRNFEKEQILYLYLNQIYLGHGAYGVESAAENYFGKKTAELNLAECAILAGLPQAPSKYSPFRHPERAKDRQLYVLNRMIEEGYITKEEAEEAKAFELDIKPRRNLYIENVPYYTEHVRQTIEKKYGRDALYLEGLKIYTAVNIEMQNIAQEEIQKGLYDLDKRQGYRGPIKNIPMEEIESYSQSIQNEFPDDSFIEGNIVKGIVISIDASAKVASIRMGGKRGLLKISDMRWARKPNSEVAYYEARIRKIEDVLQVYDVIFVKLKNMLKDEQLWEVSLEQEPSAQSALMAIETGTGNVKVMIGGKDFRESQFNRATQSRRQPGSSFKPIVYAAAIDKGYTPASIIYDTAFTFNDPENDLKWKPKNYHETFYGPTPMRTALAKSLNVATIKILKDIGIGYAIDYARKLGINSNLNRDLSIALGSSGVSLLEMLTAYSIFANQGYLIEPVFITKVVDRNGNVLEEANYEAKKVIEDTTAYIITSLLESVVKDGTGKRVKALNRPVAGKTGTTNDLNDAWFIGYTPDYVTGVWVGFDNEQSLGKGETGSRAASPIWLEFMKRILEDKPIKVFQIPNGIVFSRIDPKTGLLASPDASDSVFECFKAGTAPTKTVQKSDNITDKDIFYKLGM from the coding sequence ATGAGCGATAAAAACAAACCTAAAAAAAAGAGAAATATTTTTTTAAGACTTTTTAAATGGCTATTTTGGAGTGTATTTATTAGTGGATTTATAGGTGTTATTATCTTAGGCACTTATATTTACTACCTTTATCAGGATCTCCCTAAAATATACAGCCTTAATGATTATAGACCGCCTATTGTTACAAGTATATTTTCTGATGATGGAACAGTTATAGCAGAATTTTTTAAAGAAAGAAGGATAATTATTCCTGTTAAAGATATATCTCAAAAACTTAAGAGAGCATTTATAGCAGCAGAAGATTCTCGTTTTTTTAAGCATCAAGGAATAGATGTTATAAGTATAATAAGAGCGGCTTTTAAAAATATAGAAGCCGGAGCTATTGTTCAAGGAGGTAGTACTATAACTCAGCAAGTAGCTAAGTCTTTTTTTCTTAGCCCAGAACGAAGTTTTAATAGAAAACTTAAAGAAGCAATATTAGCTTATCAAATTGATAGAAATTTTGAAAAAGAACAAATTTTATACTTATATTTAAACCAAATTTATTTAGGTCATGGAGCATATGGTGTTGAATCAGCCGCTGAAAATTATTTTGGTAAAAAAACAGCTGAATTAAACCTTGCTGAATGCGCTATATTAGCTGGCCTTCCTCAAGCTCCAAGTAAATATTCGCCTTTTAGGCATCCAGAGAGAGCAAAAGATCGGCAACTGTATGTATTAAATAGAATGATAGAAGAGGGTTATATAACTAAGGAAGAGGCAGAAGAAGCTAAAGCCTTTGAACTTGATATTAAACCAAGAAGAAATTTATATATTGAAAATGTTCCTTATTATACTGAACATGTTAGACAAACTATAGAAAAAAAATATGGCAGAGATGCCTTATACTTAGAGGGACTTAAAATTTATACAGCAGTAAATATTGAAATGCAGAACATCGCCCAAGAAGAAATTCAAAAAGGTCTTTATGACCTTGATAAAAGACAAGGATACAGGGGACCCATTAAAAATATTCCAATGGAAGAGATTGAATCTTATTCACAATCCATACAAAATGAATTTCCGGATGATTCCTTCATCGAAGGCAATATAGTTAAAGGAATAGTTATATCTATAGACGCTTCAGCAAAAGTTGCTTCAATTAGAATGGGAGGGAAAAGGGGGCTTTTAAAAATTAGTGATATGAGATGGGCAAGAAAGCCAAATTCTGAAGTTGCGTATTACGAAGCCAGGATAAGAAAAATTGAAGATGTATTACAGGTATATGATGTTATTTTCGTTAAACTTAAAAATATGCTAAAAGATGAACAATTATGGGAAGTTTCATTAGAGCAAGAGCCCTCAGCCCAATCTGCACTTATGGCTATAGAAACAGGAACAGGAAATGTAAAAGTTATGATAGGCGGTAAAGATTTTAGAGAAAGTCAATTTAATAGAGCAACTCAATCAAGAAGACAGCCCGGATCTTCCTTTAAGCCGATTGTCTATGCTGCAGCTATAGATAAAGGATATACCCCAGCGAGCATTATTTACGATACAGCTTTTACTTTCAATGATCCTGAAAATGATCTTAAATGGAAGCCAAAAAATTACCATGAAACATTTTATGGTCCTACCCCTATGAGAACAGCCTTAGCTAAATCATTAAATGTTGCTACAATAAAAATACTAAAAGATATTGGAATAGGTTACGCTATAGACTACGCACGTAAATTGGGAATTAATTCAAATTTAAACAGAGACCTTTCTATTGCTTTAGGATCGTCAGGAGTATCTTTGCTTGAAATGCTTACTGCTTATTCTATTTTTGCAAATCAAGGATATTTAATTGAACCTGTTTTTATTACTAAAGTAGTTGATAGAAACGGAAATGTTTTAGAAGAAGCTAACTATGAAGCAAAGAAAGTAATTGAAGACACAACCGCTTATATTATTACAAGTTTGCTTGAAAGCGTTGTTAAAGATGGAACAGGAAAAAGAGTTAAGGCTTTAAATAGGCCAGTCGCTGGGAAAACGGGAACTACAAATGATTTAAATGATGCTTGGTTTATAGGATATACGCCTGATTATGTTACTGGAGTATGGGTAGGTTTTGATAATGAACAATCCCTTGGAAAAGGGGAAACAGGTTCAAGGGCAGCGAGCCCTATATGGCTTGAATTTATGAAAAGAATACTTGAAGATAAACCTATTAAGGTTTTTCAAATTCCAAATGGAATAGTGTTCTCAAGAATAGACCCTAAAACAGGGCTATTAGCATCACCGGATGCTTCAGATTCAGTTTTTGAATGTTTTAAGGCGGGCACCGCTCCTACTAAAACTGTTCAAAAAAGTGATAACATTACTGATAAAGATATTTTTTATAAATTGGGCATGTAA
- a CDS encoding TetR/AcrR family transcriptional regulator: protein MKYALMAFANKGILRASHTDIAELAKVSVATVFNYFNTKKILLDAVLSEVERFFLSLALEIYQDKTEGLKSLLNHAYSFVETANTNEDYIKIWLEWGTSIKKETWSRYLAFQGQLIAMAAEAVSRAQVKGQIPDNVPALDIAYFFIGCAQPIVIKLYTPGQDVKKVNEFIDRIIIQLLEYRKV from the coding sequence ATGAAATATGCATTAATGGCTTTTGCAAATAAAGGTATTTTAAGAGCAAGTCATACCGACATAGCGGAATTAGCAAAAGTTTCGGTCGCTACCGTATTTAACTATTTCAATACAAAAAAAATACTGCTTGACGCCGTATTGTCAGAAGTAGAGCGTTTTTTTCTATCTCTTGCACTTGAAATTTATCAAGATAAAACAGAGGGTTTAAAATCATTGTTAAATCATGCCTACAGTTTTGTTGAAACTGCCAATACAAATGAAGATTACATAAAAATATGGTTAGAATGGGGAACTTCAATAAAAAAAGAAACTTGGTCCCGTTATCTTGCGTTCCAAGGACAATTAATTGCTATGGCGGCTGAAGCTGTCAGTAGAGCTCAAGTAAAAGGCCAGATTCCAGATAATGTTCCAGCTCTTGATATAGCTTATTTTTTTATTGGCTGTGCGCAACCAATTGTAATAAAGTTATATACACCAGGTCAGGATGTAAAAAAAGTAAATGAATTTATAGATAGAATAATAATACAATTGTTAGAATATCGAAAAGTGTAG